One part of the Longimicrobium sp. genome encodes these proteins:
- a CDS encoding DUF6438 domain-containing protein, which yields MRKLGILAAMGMAAAAACTRPAAVPPAGGASARADSIVLERTRCYGFCPAYRLVLARTGEVRFTSIWPADTPPGSGTVAVRDFDALVDEAGRIGFWSLPDEIQGSSLCPNASTDSPSTIVTLHAAGRFKRVNDYHGCREEPRLTGLRVLEARIDSVAGSRRWIVTPNTR from the coding sequence ATGCGGAAGCTGGGGATCCTGGCGGCGATGGGGATGGCGGCCGCCGCCGCGTGCACACGCCCGGCCGCCGTGCCGCCCGCCGGCGGAGCGTCCGCGCGGGCGGACAGCATCGTGCTGGAGCGCACGCGCTGCTACGGCTTCTGCCCCGCGTACCGGCTGGTGCTGGCGCGCACGGGCGAGGTGCGCTTCACCTCCATCTGGCCCGCGGACACGCCGCCGGGCAGCGGGACCGTCGCCGTGCGCGACTTCGACGCGCTGGTGGACGAGGCCGGGCGCATCGGGTTCTGGAGCCTCCCGGACGAGATCCAGGGCTCCTCGCTCTGCCCCAACGCCTCCACGGACAGCCCGAGCACCATCGTCACCCTCCACGCGGCCGGCCGCTTCAAGCGCGTGAACGACTACCACGGCTGCCGGGAGGAACCCCGCCTCACCGGCCTGCGCGTCCTCGAGGCCCGCATCGACAGCGTGGCCGGCTCGCGCCGCTGGATCGTGACGCCGAACACGCGGTAG
- a CDS encoding PhzF family phenazine biosynthesis protein, with amino-acid sequence MPQPIIQVDAFAERPFTGNPAAVCVMPAPRDEAWMQSVAMEMNLSETAFLHPEDGGYRLRWFTPAVEVALCGHATLASAHVLWETGALAAGDEARFQTQSGLLTCRRDGEWIWMDFPAKPEEASGPIAGLAEALGVAPVYVGRSHFDVIVEVASEDEVRRLEPDIRALRGVQARGVIVTARGDGDGYDFVSRFFAPNAGVDEDPVTGSAHCVLAPYWARKLGRNELAGYQASRRGGTVRVRAAGDRVHLGGRAVTVLRGELAE; translated from the coding sequence ATGCCCCAGCCGATCATCCAGGTCGACGCCTTCGCCGAGCGGCCGTTCACCGGCAACCCCGCGGCCGTGTGCGTGATGCCCGCGCCGCGCGACGAGGCGTGGATGCAGAGCGTGGCGATGGAGATGAACCTCTCCGAGACCGCCTTCCTGCACCCCGAGGACGGCGGCTACCGCCTGCGCTGGTTCACGCCCGCGGTCGAGGTCGCGCTCTGCGGGCACGCCACCCTCGCCAGCGCGCACGTGCTGTGGGAGACGGGCGCGCTGGCGGCGGGCGACGAGGCGCGCTTCCAGACGCAGAGCGGCCTTCTCACCTGCCGCCGCGACGGCGAGTGGATCTGGATGGACTTTCCCGCCAAGCCGGAGGAGGCGTCCGGCCCGATCGCCGGGCTGGCGGAGGCGCTGGGGGTCGCGCCGGTGTACGTGGGGCGCAGCCACTTCGACGTGATCGTGGAGGTCGCGTCGGAGGACGAGGTGCGGCGCCTGGAGCCGGACATCCGCGCGCTCCGCGGCGTGCAGGCGCGCGGCGTCATCGTCACCGCGCGGGGCGATGGGGATGGATACGACTTCGTCTCCCGCTTCTTCGCGCCGAACGCGGGGGTGGACGAGGACCCGGTGACCGGCTCGGCGCACTGCGTGCTGGCGCCGTACTGGGCGCGGAAGCTGGGCCGCAACGAGCTCGCCGGCTACCAGGCCTCGCGCCGCGGCGGCACCGTGCGCGTCCGCGCCGCCGGCGACCGCGTGCACCTGGGCGGCCGGGCCGTCACCGTTCTCCGCGGCGAGCTGGCGGAGTGA